From the Chitinolyticbacter meiyuanensis genome, one window contains:
- the tgt gene encoding tRNA guanosine(34) transglycosylase Tgt codes for MVEQGLQFTLHKTSGGARRGTVELNHGKVETPVFMPVGTYGTVKAMTPRDLNDIGAQIVLGNTFHLWLRPGLDVIGQFGGLHRFMGWDKPILTDSGGFQVFSLGEMRKITEEGVKFQSPVNGSKLFLTPEESMRIQTVLNSDIVMIFDECTPYPADRRQAAESMRLSLRWARRSKSEFTARNNPNALFGIVQGGMYEELRDESLAGLDDIGFNGMAIGGLSVGEPKEDFARILAHTAPKLPVNKPRYLMGVGTPEDLVYGVSQGIDMFDCVMPTRNARNGMLFTRYGDIRIKNAKYRLDTQPLDASCDCYTCRNFSRAYLHHLFRAGEILGAQLNTIHNLRYYQVLMREMRAAIEADGFPGMVSRFHADRARGVD; via the coding sequence ATGGTCGAACAAGGCCTGCAGTTCACGCTGCACAAGACGAGCGGCGGCGCGCGCCGCGGCACGGTGGAACTCAACCACGGCAAGGTGGAAACCCCCGTGTTCATGCCGGTGGGCACCTACGGCACGGTGAAGGCGATGACGCCGCGTGACCTGAATGACATCGGTGCGCAGATCGTGCTCGGCAATACCTTCCACCTGTGGCTGCGCCCGGGGCTCGACGTGATCGGCCAGTTCGGCGGCCTGCACCGCTTCATGGGCTGGGACAAGCCCATCCTCACCGATTCAGGCGGCTTCCAGGTGTTCAGCCTCGGCGAGATGCGCAAGATCACCGAGGAGGGCGTGAAGTTCCAGAGCCCGGTAAACGGCAGCAAGCTCTTTCTCACGCCGGAAGAATCGATGCGCATCCAGACGGTGCTGAACTCGGACATCGTGATGATCTTCGATGAATGCACGCCGTATCCGGCGGATCGTCGGCAGGCGGCGGAGTCGATGCGGCTGAGCCTCAGATGGGCACGCCGCTCGAAGAGCGAATTCACCGCACGCAACAATCCAAATGCGCTGTTCGGCATCGTGCAGGGTGGCATGTACGAGGAGCTGCGCGACGAATCGCTCGCCGGGCTCGACGACATCGGCTTCAACGGCATGGCCATCGGCGGCCTGTCGGTGGGCGAGCCCAAGGAGGACTTCGCCCGCATCCTCGCACACACCGCGCCGAAGCTGCCGGTGAACAAGCCGCGCTACCTGATGGGGGTGGGTACGCCGGAAGACCTGGTGTACGGCGTGAGCCAGGGCATCGACATGTTCGATTGCGTGATGCCCACCCGTAATGCGCGCAACGGCATGCTGTTCACCCGCTACGGCGACATCCGCATCAAGAACGCCAAGTACCGGCTCGACACCCAGCCGCTCGATGCCTCGTGCGACTGCTACACCTGCCGCAATTTCAGCCGCGCCTATCTGCACCACCTGTTCCGGGCCGGCGAGATCCTCGGTGCGCAGCTCAATACCATCCACAACCTGCGCTACTACCAGGTGCTGATGCGCGAGATGCGTGCCGCCATTGAGGCCGATGGCTTCCCCGGCATGGTGTCGCGCTTTCATGCCGATCGTGCGCGGGGTGTCGATTGA
- the yajC gene encoding preprotein translocase subunit YajC: MFLIEPAYAQAAPAGAEMGFMSFLPMIVIFVLFWFLMIRPQQKRMKEMKAMIDALQKGDEVVTNGGVLGKVAKAGDQFLTLEIADGVEIVVQRSAVSQRLEKGTIKNNK; this comes from the coding sequence ATGTTCCTCATCGAACCTGCATACGCTCAGGCGGCGCCCGCTGGCGCGGAAATGGGCTTCATGTCCTTCCTGCCGATGATCGTGATCTTCGTGCTGTTCTGGTTCCTGATGATCCGGCCGCAGCAAAAGCGCATGAAGGAAATGAAGGCGATGATCGACGCGCTGCAAAAGGGCGACGAAGTCGTGACCAATGGCGGCGTGCTTGGCAAGGTGGCCAAGGCTGGCGATCAGTTCCTGACGCTGGAAATCGCCGATGGCGTCGAAATTGTCGTGCAGCGTTCCGCAGTCTCCCAGCGCCTGGAAAAAGGCACCATCAAGAACAACAAATAA
- the secD gene encoding protein translocase subunit SecD, translated as MNRYPFWKYLLIAVSLIAALLYTLPNFFGESPAVQISPARSTAKVDQSTHEKVMAALKGAGITPDEDIPDVASFKLRFRDAETQLKAKDVIQTALGDDYIVALNLLPQTPSWLASIGGKPMFLGLDLRGGVHFLLEVDMKAAVDKQLEKVAGDIRRELKDQKIRYGRVTRERDSVSVGLRDEDTLAKAAGAVRRVLPDLKIEESRNPGDYRLTVRFSPEAQAKLQNDAVAQNITTLHNRVNELGVAEPIIQQQGQGRIVVQLPGVQDTAKAKDILGRTATLQIRMVEDDQQKLADAMAGKVAPGLELVPVAGVRAGQPGAELLKTEVELTGDNITKAEPTYDQNNNPVIGLGLDSTGASIFRALTRENIGKRMAIVLVEKGKGQVITAPRINAELGGSFVIEGGGMTVQEANDISLLVRAGSLAAPMNIVEERTIGPSLGKENIEKGFHSTLWGFIAIAIFMILYYRIFGVVSAIALSANVLFLLALLSAIGITLTLPGIAAIALALGMAIDSNVLINERIREELRNGMSPQMAIQNGYGHAWATILDSNITTLIAGIALFIFGSGAVRGFAVVHCLGILTSMFSAVMVSRAMINLIYGYRRRLTGLSIGQVWVPQQKQA; from the coding sequence ATGAACCGCTACCCGTTCTGGAAATACCTGCTGATCGCCGTTTCGCTGATCGCAGCCTTGCTCTACACCCTGCCCAACTTCTTCGGCGAAAGCCCGGCCGTGCAGATTTCGCCGGCCCGCTCGACCGCCAAGGTCGATCAATCCACGCATGAGAAGGTGATGGCCGCGCTCAAGGGCGCAGGTATCACGCCGGATGAGGATATCCCGGACGTCGCTTCCTTCAAGCTGCGCTTTCGCGATGCCGAAACCCAGCTCAAGGCCAAGGATGTGATCCAGACTGCGCTCGGCGATGACTACATCGTCGCGCTCAACCTGCTGCCGCAAACGCCGTCCTGGCTGGCCAGCATCGGTGGCAAGCCGATGTTCCTGGGCCTTGACCTGCGCGGTGGCGTGCATTTCCTGCTGGAAGTGGACATGAAGGCTGCGGTCGACAAGCAGCTGGAAAAGGTCGCCGGCGATATCCGCCGTGAACTGAAGGACCAGAAGATTCGCTACGGCCGTGTGACCCGCGAACGCGACAGTGTTTCGGTCGGCTTGCGCGACGAGGACACGCTGGCCAAGGCTGCCGGCGCCGTGCGCCGTGTGCTGCCCGACCTCAAGATCGAGGAAAGCCGCAACCCGGGCGACTATCGCCTGACGGTGCGCTTCTCGCCCGAGGCACAGGCCAAGCTGCAGAACGATGCAGTGGCGCAGAACATCACCACGCTGCACAACCGGGTGAACGAGCTTGGCGTGGCTGAACCCATCATCCAGCAGCAGGGCCAGGGCCGGATCGTGGTGCAGCTGCCGGGCGTGCAGGACACCGCCAAGGCCAAGGACATTCTCGGCCGTACCGCCACGCTGCAGATCCGCATGGTCGAGGACGACCAGCAGAAGCTGGCCGATGCCATGGCCGGCAAAGTGGCACCGGGGCTGGAACTGGTGCCAGTGGCTGGCGTACGTGCCGGTCAGCCGGGAGCCGAACTGCTGAAGACCGAGGTTGAACTCACCGGTGACAACATCACCAAGGCCGAGCCGACCTACGACCAGAACAACAACCCGGTGATCGGCCTCGGCCTCGACTCCACTGGCGCTTCGATCTTCCGCGCGCTGACCCGCGAGAACATCGGCAAGCGCATGGCCATCGTGCTGGTCGAGAAGGGCAAGGGCCAGGTCATCACCGCGCCGCGCATCAATGCCGAGCTCGGTGGCAGCTTCGTGATCGAAGGCGGCGGCATGACCGTGCAGGAAGCGAATGACATCTCGCTACTGGTGCGTGCAGGCTCGCTGGCCGCGCCGATGAACATCGTCGAGGAACGCACCATCGGCCCGTCGCTCGGCAAGGAGAACATCGAGAAGGGCTTCCACTCGACCCTGTGGGGCTTCATCGCCATCGCCATCTTCATGATCCTGTACTACCGCATCTTCGGCGTGGTGTCGGCGATCGCGCTGTCGGCCAACGTGCTGTTCCTGCTGGCGCTGCTGTCGGCCATCGGTATCACGCTCACGCTGCCGGGCATTGCCGCCATCGCGCTGGCGCTGGGGATGGCGATCGACTCCAACGTGCTGATCAACGAGCGGATCCGTGAGGAACTACGTAATGGCATGAGTCCGCAGATGGCGATCCAGAACGGTTACGGCCACGCCTGGGCGACCATCCTGGATTCCAACATCACCACGCTGATCGCTGGTATCGCGCTGTTCATCTTCGGCTCGGGCGCGGTACGTGGCTTTGCCGTGGTGCACTGCCTGGGCATCCTCACCTCAATGTTCAGCGCGGTGATGGTGTCGCGCGCGATGATCAACCTGATTTACGGCTACCGCCGCCGCCTGACCGGTCTGTCGATCGGCCAGGTGTGGGTGCCGCAACAAAAGCAAGCATAA